In a single window of the Hippoglossus hippoglossus isolate fHipHip1 chromosome 7, fHipHip1.pri, whole genome shotgun sequence genome:
- the LOC117765097 gene encoding transketolase-like — translation MEDYHKPDQQTVQALRNIATRLRINSIKATTAAGSGHPTSCCSVAEVMSVLFFHTMKYRPEDPRNPNNDRFILSKGHAAPVLYAVWAETGYLKENELFNLRKVDSILEGHPVPKQQFVDVATGSLGQGLGAACGMAYTGKYFDKASYRVFCLLGDGELSEGSVWEAMAFASFYQLDNLVAILDINRLGQSEPTPLQHHVEKYQRRCEAFGWQAVIVDGHSVEELCKVLSQPRHQPLAIIAKTIKGKGMSVAEDKMGWHGKPLPKDMAESMIKELQGRIVSCSKRLYPAPPIEDASSVSLRNIRMPSAPSYKSGEKIATRKAYGMALAKLGRYNEHVVALDGDTKNSTFAELFKNEHPNRYVECYIAEQNMVSVAMGCAVRDRNVVFASTFATFFSRAYDQLRMASISESNINLCGSHCGVSIGEDGPSQMGLEDLAMFRALPTATLFYPSDGVSTEKAVELAANTKGLCYIRTSRPENNIIYNCNEDFHVGQAKVVYKTNDDHVTVVGAGVTLHEALAAAEMLKKERINIRVVDPFTIKPLDSKTIIDNAKATRGRIITVEDHYYEGGLGEAVCSAVVNETGFTVHRLAVSQVPRSGKPQELLRIFGIDRDAIVQAVRKMLSTSANAK, via the exons ATGGAGGACTACCACAAACCAGACCAGCAGACTGTGCAGGCGCTCAGGAACATCGCCACCCGGCTCCGGATCAACTCCATCAAGGCGACAACTGCAGCGGGCAGCGG TCATCCCACATCATGTTGCAGCGTAGCAGAGGTCATGTCTGTGCTCTTCTTTCATACCATGAAGTACCGACCTGAAGACCCCCGCAACCCCAACAACGACCGTTTCATCCTCTCCAAG GGTCATGCAGCTCCTGTGTTGTACGCCGTGTGGGCAGAGACCGGCTACCTGAAGGAAAACGAGCTCTTCAACCTGCGCAAGGTCGACTCCATCCTGGAAGGACACCCAGTGCCG AAGCAGCAGTTTGTGGATGTGGCCACTGGATCTCTGGGTCAGGGCCTGGGAGCTGCCTGTGGGATGGCGTACACCGGGAAGTACTTTGACAAGGCcag cTATCGGGTGTTCTGCCTGCTGGGGGACGGAGAGCTGTCCGAGGGCTCAGTGTGGGAGGCCATGGCTTTCGCCTCCTTCTACCAGCTGGACAACCTGGTGGCCATCTTGGACATCAACCGCCTGGGTCAGAGCGAACCGACTCCGCTGCAGCACCATGTGGAGAAGTACCAGCGGCGCTGTGAGGCCTTTGG GTGGCAAGCTGTCATCGTGGACGGCCACAGTGTGGAGGAGCTGTGTAAGGTGCTGAGTCAGCCCCGCCACCAGCCACTTGCCATCATCGCCAAGACCATCAAGGGCAAGGGCATGTCAG tggctGAGGATAAGATGGGCTGGCACGGCAAACCCCTGCCCAAAGACATGGCCGAGAGCATGATCAAGGAGCTGCAGGGCCGCATCGTCAGCTGCAGCAAGCGCCTCTACCCTGCTCCGCCGATCGAGGACGCGTCGTCCGTCAGCCTCCGCAACATCCGCATGCCGAGCGCACCCAGCTACAAATCTGGAGAAAAG ATCGCTACGAGGAAGGCGTACGGCATGGCCCTGGCCAAGCTGGGTCGCTACAACGAGCATGTGGTGGCTCTGGACGGAGACACAAAGAACTCCACCTTCGCCGAGCTCTTCAAGAACGAACACCCCAACCGCTACGTGGAGTGTTACATCGCAGAGCAGAACATG GTGAGCGTGGCGATGGGTTGTGCCGTGCGCGACCGTAACGTGGTGTTCGCCAGCACCTTCGCCACCTTCTTCTCTCGAGCCTACGACCAGCTGCGCATGGCCTCCATCTCTGAGAGCAACATCAACCTCTGCGGCTCCCACTGCGGCGTCTCCATTG gtgaagACGGGCCCTCTCAGATGGGTCTGGAGGATCTGGCCATGTTCAGAGCCCTTCCCACTGCGACCCTCTTCTACCCGAGCGACGGCGTCTCCACTGAGAAGGCCGTGGAGCTCGCCGCCAACACAAAG GGTTTGTGTTACATCCGAACAAGTCGCCCAGAGAACAACATCATCTATAATTGCAATGAAGACTTCCATGTTGGTCAGGCAAAG GTTGTGTACAAAACCAAcgatgatcatgtgactgtgGTCGGCGCAGGAGTGACCCTTCATGAggctctggctgctgctgagaTGCTGAAGAAAG agAGAATCAACATCCGTGTGGTCGACCCTTTCACCATCAAACCCCTGGACTCCAAGACCATCATTGACAACGCCAAGGCAACCAGAGGACGCATCATCACAGTGGAGGACCACTACTatgaag GTGGTCTGGGTGAGGCTGTGTGCTCGGCTGTCGTCAACGAAACCGGCTTCACCGTCCACCGCCTGGCGGTTTCCCAGGTGCCACGCAGCGGTAAGCCCCAGGAGCTGCTCCGGATCTTTGGCATTGACCGTGACGCCATCGTGCAGGCCGTCCGTAAAATGCTCAGCACCTCCGCCAACGCCAAGTAA